A genomic segment from Brevundimonas sp. SORGH_AS_0993 encodes:
- a CDS encoding S10 family peptidase has protein sequence MRHWLILSAVAAFLLGAAPVLADEPGAVCAPVTTRHEITIRGQRIAYTATAGATLLRNDRDAPIASLYSFAYVKTGGDRDRPVLFVFNGGPGASSLWLHMGVVGPRRVRLDQEVNPSSVPPFGLVDNPDSLLDVADLVFIDPVGTGFSRIVGEGRPENFYGVDEDAESVAQFIELWLTRNGRWNAPKYLMGESYGSARAALLPRALMGGPTYGGVMRGVTVNGIILLGASLNGPGTAGQGPSQEAALNLPAMAATAWVHDKIDHRGLTIQAFDDEVTRFATTDYLQALDKAAAGTMDDAARAAMAARLSAYTGLPAQAWLPGLVVSPRAFSQQLLADQGLTVGLYDGRYTLPSAHDGGEPVADDPAMGRYVPGFIAAFHQMLGEDLNVHEDRSYGAIVWRNLLPAWNWKRTGVPEGQSFAGDLATAMRRNGDLRVLVASGYYDMVTTPAAAHDALIKAGVPMDRLTLKTYESGHMLYLGNTAAAFSDDVRALIRSGRR, from the coding sequence ATGCGCCACTGGCTGATCTTGTCCGCCGTCGCCGCCTTCTTGCTCGGCGCTGCGCCGGTTCTGGCGGATGAGCCGGGCGCGGTCTGCGCACCCGTGACGACGCGACACGAGATCACCATCCGGGGACAACGGATCGCCTATACGGCTACGGCGGGGGCGACCCTGTTGCGTAACGACCGCGACGCGCCGATCGCCTCTCTCTACAGCTTCGCCTACGTCAAGACGGGCGGGGATCGCGACCGGCCGGTCCTGTTCGTCTTCAACGGCGGGCCGGGGGCGTCCTCGCTGTGGCTGCACATGGGCGTGGTGGGGCCGCGCCGGGTGCGGCTGGACCAAGAGGTGAACCCCAGCAGCGTCCCGCCCTTCGGTCTGGTCGACAATCCCGACAGCCTGTTGGATGTCGCCGATCTGGTCTTCATCGACCCCGTCGGCACCGGCTTCAGCCGCATCGTAGGCGAGGGCAGGCCCGAGAATTTTTACGGCGTGGACGAGGACGCCGAAAGCGTGGCTCAGTTCATCGAACTGTGGCTTACCCGGAACGGCCGGTGGAACGCGCCGAAGTACCTGATGGGCGAAAGCTATGGCAGCGCACGGGCGGCGCTTCTGCCCCGCGCTCTGATGGGCGGCCCGACCTATGGCGGGGTCATGCGGGGCGTCACTGTTAACGGGATCATCCTGTTGGGCGCTAGCCTGAACGGGCCGGGAACGGCGGGGCAGGGCCCCTCCCAGGAGGCTGCGCTGAACCTGCCCGCCATGGCGGCGACCGCCTGGGTTCATGACAAGATCGACCATCGGGGGCTGACGATTCAGGCCTTCGACGACGAGGTGACGCGCTTTGCGACGACCGACTATCTCCAGGCGCTGGACAAGGCGGCCGCCGGGACTATGGACGATGCCGCGCGTGCGGCGATGGCGGCGCGGCTGTCGGCCTACACCGGCCTGCCGGCCCAGGCATGGCTGCCGGGATTGGTCGTGTCGCCGAGGGCTTTTTCGCAGCAGCTTCTGGCGGATCAGGGCCTGACCGTCGGCCTTTACGACGGCCGCTATACCCTGCCGTCGGCGCACGACGGCGGCGAGCCGGTCGCCGACGATCCGGCCATGGGACGGTATGTCCCCGGCTTCATCGCCGCCTTCCACCAGATGCTGGGCGAGGATCTGAACGTTCATGAGGATCGGTCCTACGGCGCCATCGTCTGGCGCAATCTTCTGCCCGCCTGGAACTGGAAACGCACCGGCGTTCCAGAAGGCCAGTCCTTCGCCGGCGACTTGGCGACCGCCATGCGCCGCAACGGCGATCTGCGGGTTCTGGTGGCCAGCGGCTATTACGACATGGTGACGACGCCGGCTGCGGCGCATGACGCCCTGATCAAGGCGGGCGTGCCGATGGACCGGCTGACGCTGAAAACCTACGAATCCGGCCATATGCTCTACCTCGGCAATACGGCGGCGGCCTTTTCGGACGATGTCCGCGCCTTGATCCGGAGCGGTCGTCGATGA